The Solibacillus daqui genome has a segment encoding these proteins:
- the menC gene encoding o-succinylbenzoate synthase, with the protein MKLVEVILYEVEMNMKTPFTTSLGTMQNKKFIVLEAKDESGTIGWGEGVAFEEPSYTEETFKTSLHMLEDFLIPTLLGTEIAHPDEVYEIFRPIRRNQMAKASIEGAVWDIYAQQQNKSLAEVIGGTQLKIEVGISIGLQPTEEQLIATIERFLDEGYKRIKVKIKPGKDVELIRTIRNAFPNVPLMADANSSYTLNDIELLKQLDEFNLMMIEQPLAYDDFVDHATLQKHIKTPICLDESITSLNDARKAIEAGGCRVVNIKIARVGGISEAKRIHDYCAEKNIPVWCGGMLEAGIGRAQNVALTSLGNFTMPGDTAASSRYWDEDLITPEVTVDNGYITVPQAIGLGYQVNRNALEKYTIKKRIFSI; encoded by the coding sequence ATGAAATTAGTAGAAGTAATATTATATGAAGTCGAAATGAACATGAAAACGCCTTTTACAACGAGCCTAGGTACGATGCAAAACAAGAAATTCATCGTACTTGAAGCAAAGGATGAATCCGGCACGATCGGTTGGGGGGAAGGCGTTGCGTTTGAAGAACCTTCGTATACGGAGGAAACTTTTAAAACATCGCTACATATGCTAGAGGATTTTTTAATTCCTACGTTATTAGGTACCGAAATAGCACATCCTGATGAAGTATATGAAATTTTCCGCCCAATTCGCCGGAATCAAATGGCAAAAGCATCAATTGAAGGCGCAGTATGGGATATTTATGCACAGCAACAAAACAAATCTTTAGCTGAAGTGATTGGTGGTACGCAACTAAAAATTGAAGTGGGCATAAGCATTGGACTACAACCAACTGAGGAACAACTCATTGCCACAATAGAGCGCTTTCTAGATGAAGGCTATAAACGTATAAAGGTAAAAATCAAACCAGGCAAGGACGTTGAACTTATACGTACGATTCGCAATGCGTTTCCAAATGTGCCACTTATGGCAGACGCCAATTCATCGTATACATTAAATGATATAGAGCTGTTAAAGCAGCTAGATGAATTTAATTTAATGATGATTGAGCAGCCACTTGCCTATGATGATTTTGTTGACCATGCTACGTTACAAAAGCATATTAAAACACCGATTTGCCTAGATGAAAGTATTACGTCTTTAAACGATGCTCGAAAGGCTATTGAAGCTGGTGGATGCCGTGTTGTAAACATAAAAATTGCCCGAGTAGGTGGCATTAGTGAAGCAAAACGCATTCATGATTACTGCGCGGAGAAAAATATTCCCGTATGGTGTGGGGGAATGCTAGAGGCGGGCATTGGTCGTGCGCAAAATGTTGCACTTACAAGTCTCGGAAACTTCACAATGCCAGGTGATACGGCAGCATCAAGTCGTTATTGGGATGAGGATCTTATTACGCCAGAAGTAACAGTGGATAACGGCTATATTACAGTGCCGCAAGCAATTGGTTTGGGTTATCAAGTAAATCGTAATGCACTTGAAAAATACACCATCAAAAAACGAATTTTTTCTATCTAA
- a CDS encoding GNAT family N-acetyltransferase — protein MLKSVTIKELTTIEQIEEASKLEHDIWAVGSIPVHQTIATIRTGGIVLGAYLNDELIGFNYSCPGYMEESIYLYSHMLGIKRNYREQGVGELLKIYLKDLAIDRGYRNCRWTFDPLEARNGFLNFTKLRSHSDTYIENCYGEMEDPFNRSLPTDRLWVEWQLVDNDYLRWDAKVDELIEEARPVVECSPNMVGLPTLDPKQTFRIGEALIYDAYLLPIPTNFQKIKVESPALAEDWRYKTRHIMQEMFKQGYKIIHLIKKDEHISHYVLVKRTLFAL, from the coding sequence ATGTTAAAATCAGTAACGATTAAGGAATTGACTACAATTGAGCAAATTGAAGAGGCAAGCAAGTTAGAGCATGATATTTGGGCAGTTGGTAGTATACCAGTTCACCAAACAATTGCTACGATTCGTACTGGGGGCATTGTATTAGGTGCATATTTAAATGACGAGCTTATTGGCTTTAATTATAGCTGTCCAGGCTATATGGAAGAATCGATTTATTTATATTCACATATGCTTGGTATCAAGCGCAATTATCGTGAGCAAGGTGTCGGCGAGCTATTGAAGATTTACTTAAAAGATCTTGCGATTGATCGAGGTTATCGCAATTGCCGATGGACGTTTGATCCGCTTGAAGCGCGTAATGGGTTTTTAAACTTCACAAAATTACGAAGCCACAGTGATACGTATATTGAAAATTGCTATGGTGAAATGGAAGACCCGTTCAACCGCTCATTACCGACAGATCGCCTTTGGGTGGAGTGGCAACTTGTCGATAACGATTATTTACGATGGGATGCCAAAGTGGATGAATTAATCGAAGAGGCGAGACCAGTTGTAGAGTGTTCTCCTAATATGGTTGGTTTACCAACACTAGATCCTAAGCAAACGTTTCGTATAGGGGAAGCATTGATTTATGACGCATACCTATTACCGATTCCGACAAACTTTCAAAAAATCAAAGTAGAAAGTCCAGCATTAGCGGAGGATTGGCGCTATAAAACACGCCATATTATGCAGGAAATGTTTAAGCAAGGCTATAAAATTATTCATCTCATCAAAAAAGATGAGCACATTAGCCATTACGTCCTTGTAAAGCGTACGCTATTTGCTCTGTAA
- a CDS encoding peptide MFS transporter — MYSKEEIVKSVPQTGFVGQPKGLFTLFFTEFWERFSYYGMRAILLFYMYYSLKDGGLGLDRTQANIIMSIYGSLIYMSGIIGGWIADRITGTRKAIFYGGILIMIGHILLALPLGAAALYLSMFFIIIGTGLLKPNVSSVVGDLYAPTDARRDSGFSIFYMGINLGGFTAPLLVGLFQKNWGFHAGFGVAAVGMFIGLVVYLMSQKNLGLAGSVAPNPLSDAEKKTTARNFIIGSFVILALGALAYMTGNASVENFSLLITFLGVMIPIVFITYMYRSPKTNVDEKSRLLAYIPLFICAVMFWAIAEQASTILATFIDTRTDLHLWGFEIPAAWFQSFNPLFIITMAPLFALLWTKLGDTGPSTPRKFAYSLFFAGASFLILIAAIVLTPEGDLVNPLWVVLSIFLLVVGELLLSPVGLSATTKLAPAAFAGQTMALWFLASAAAQAINAQLVRVYELVSETTYFGVIGGLSIVIGLIILFTSPIITKAMRGIK, encoded by the coding sequence ATGTATTCTAAAGAAGAAATCGTGAAATCAGTTCCTCAAACTGGCTTTGTAGGACAACCTAAAGGGCTATTTACTTTATTCTTTACAGAGTTTTGGGAGCGATTTTCATATTACGGCATGCGTGCTATTTTATTATTCTACATGTACTACTCGCTTAAAGATGGCGGTTTAGGATTGGATCGTACGCAAGCAAACATCATCATGTCGATTTACGGTTCGTTAATCTACATGTCAGGTATTATCGGTGGTTGGATTGCTGACCGAATTACAGGTACGCGAAAAGCGATATTCTATGGCGGTATATTAATTATGATCGGTCATATTTTACTTGCGTTACCACTTGGTGCAGCAGCACTTTACTTATCAATGTTCTTCATTATCATTGGTACAGGCTTACTGAAGCCAAACGTATCATCAGTTGTCGGTGATTTATATGCGCCTACTGATGCTCGTCGTGATTCAGGCTTCTCTATTTTCTATATGGGTATTAACTTAGGTGGTTTCACAGCGCCATTACTTGTTGGTTTATTTCAAAAAAACTGGGGCTTCCACGCAGGATTTGGTGTTGCCGCAGTAGGTATGTTCATTGGGCTAGTTGTTTATTTAATGTCACAGAAGAACCTTGGTTTAGCAGGCTCTGTAGCGCCAAACCCATTATCTGATGCAGAGAAGAAAACAACAGCACGTAACTTTATAATTGGTAGTTTCGTAATTCTCGCTTTAGGAGCATTGGCATACATGACCGGTAATGCAAGCGTTGAAAATTTCTCGCTATTAATTACATTCTTAGGTGTCATGATTCCTATAGTATTTATTACTTATATGTACCGTAGTCCAAAAACAAACGTAGACGAAAAATCACGTCTATTAGCTTATATTCCCTTATTCATTTGTGCGGTAATGTTCTGGGCAATCGCTGAACAAGCTTCAACGATTTTAGCGACATTCATCGATACACGTACAGATTTACATTTATGGGGCTTTGAAATTCCAGCTGCATGGTTCCAATCGTTTAACCCGTTATTCATTATCACAATGGCACCATTATTTGCGTTATTATGGACAAAATTAGGTGATACAGGACCATCAACACCTCGTAAATTTGCCTATTCCTTATTCTTTGCAGGTGCTTCATTCTTGATTCTAATTGCGGCAATTGTATTAACACCAGAAGGCGATTTAGTAAATCCATTATGGGTCGTACTGTCAATCTTTTTATTAGTTGTAGGAGAGTTATTATTATCACCAGTTGGGTTATCTGCTACAACAAAATTAGCGCCGGCTGCATTTGCGGGTCAAACAATGGCATTATGGTTTTTAGCATCAGCGGCGGCACAAGCAATTAACGCACAGCTAGTTCGTGTCTATGAGCTAGTTTCAGAAACAACGTACTTTGGTGTAATAGGTGGCTTATCAATTGTTATTGGTCTGATTATTTTATTCACTTCGCCAATCATTACAAAAGCAATGCGCGGCATTAAATAG
- the hflX gene encoding GTPase HflX — protein MKEVEVLIERGILVGVNLQKDEHFDYSMEELANLAEALNVDVVGMVTQNLERVTPSHYVGTGKIDEIKAFYEEADANIVIFNDELSPSQIRNLERDLDCKVIDRTMLILDIFSRRAKTREAQLQVELAQLQYMLPRLVGLHASLSRQGGGTGGGFKNRGAGETKLELDRRKIEDQIAKIKKDLEVVKEQRETQRKQRRKNAVPVVSIVGYTNAGKSTIMNQLLAKMGQDDGKQVFEKDMLFATLETSVRNIELEDNKSFLLTDTVGFVSKLPHHLVKAFRSTLEEAREADLLLHVVDVSNEEYRFMMDVTNDTLKAIDVENIPTLYVYNKSDLANLEYPLISGDNIWIAAKEGVGLDELLQMIRKQIFSDYVTCQMLIPYEQGAVVSHLNEQATILETAYEEQGTLLTLELKQADYNKYEKYVLK, from the coding sequence TTGAAAGAGGTAGAAGTATTAATTGAACGCGGCATTTTAGTGGGCGTGAACTTACAAAAAGACGAGCACTTCGATTATTCAATGGAAGAGTTAGCAAATTTAGCAGAAGCTTTAAATGTAGACGTAGTCGGCATGGTGACACAGAATTTAGAGCGTGTCACACCGTCTCATTATGTTGGAACAGGAAAAATTGATGAAATTAAGGCATTTTATGAAGAAGCAGATGCGAATATCGTCATTTTTAATGATGAATTATCCCCATCGCAAATTCGTAATTTAGAGCGCGATTTAGATTGTAAAGTAATCGACCGTACGATGCTGATCTTAGATATTTTCAGTCGCCGTGCCAAAACACGCGAGGCACAATTACAAGTAGAGCTTGCGCAGCTCCAATATATGCTACCGCGCCTAGTAGGTTTACATGCTTCACTTTCACGTCAAGGTGGTGGTACAGGTGGTGGCTTTAAAAACCGTGGTGCCGGGGAAACAAAGCTGGAGCTAGATCGTCGTAAAATCGAGGACCAAATCGCCAAAATTAAAAAGGATTTAGAGGTAGTAAAAGAACAGCGCGAAACACAGCGTAAGCAACGCCGTAAAAATGCTGTGCCAGTCGTTTCAATAGTCGGCTATACAAACGCAGGTAAGTCAACAATCATGAATCAACTGTTAGCGAAAATGGGTCAGGACGATGGAAAGCAGGTTTTCGAAAAAGACATGCTGTTCGCCACACTTGAAACATCGGTGCGCAATATTGAATTAGAGGATAACAAATCATTTTTACTAACAGATACAGTTGGTTTTGTTAGTAAGCTGCCACACCATTTAGTAAAGGCCTTTCGTTCGACGTTAGAAGAAGCACGTGAGGCAGATTTACTTCTGCATGTCGTTGATGTGTCAAATGAAGAATATCGTTTCATGATGGACGTGACAAACGATACATTAAAAGCTATTGATGTTGAAAATATCCCAACACTCTATGTGTATAACAAATCGGACTTGGCCAATTTAGAATATCCGTTAATTAGCGGTGATAATATTTGGATTGCAGCTAAAGAGGGAGTGGGCTTAGATGAATTACTTCAAATGATTCGTAAGCAAATCTTCTCGGATTACGTAACATGCCAAATGCTCATTCCATACGAACAAGGTGCAGTTGTTTCCCATTTAAATGAACAGGCAACAATTTTAGAAACAGCGTACGAAGAACAAGGTACGCTACTAACATTAGAACTAAAACAAGCGGATTATAATAAATATGAAAAATATGTATTGAAATAA
- a CDS encoding class I SAM-dependent methyltransferase, translated as MEFQQMKEQLVALLQDKTLIQATISQPRQKSNDIKRVKLKPVELRGDYVIQLEYQYERILKHENLPLTDVAAKLDELFEHFRQVHAEFTEQTVQIQLSKKNKVLWKSNASASTKQVNLSHNRKKQYLLDDSRVHPFLVRLGVQAEDGKIKKQKYDKFKQINRFVEFIDDSLAHLPKDKQIRILDFGSGKSYLTFALYHYLKVEKGLNIRVTGLDLKKEVIEECNRIAQDLRYDDLEFLVGDINDYNDETAVDMVVTLHACDVATDMALARAVKWGAKVILSVPCCQHELNRQLQAPELSIMTQHGLVKERFAALATDSIRAELLSLVGYETQLLEFIDMENTPKNILIRAYFTGKQPTDEQRAKYVEFVRFLNAKPFLQKELQDFL; from the coding sequence ATGGAATTTCAACAAATGAAAGAGCAGTTGGTCGCTCTTTTACAAGATAAAACACTAATTCAAGCAACGATCAGTCAGCCTCGCCAAAAATCAAACGATATAAAACGTGTAAAATTAAAGCCAGTTGAATTACGCGGTGATTATGTGATTCAGCTTGAATATCAATATGAGCGCATTTTAAAACACGAAAACTTACCACTTACCGATGTAGCAGCAAAGCTAGACGAATTATTTGAACATTTTCGCCAAGTACATGCAGAATTCACGGAGCAAACGGTGCAAATCCAATTATCAAAGAAAAACAAAGTGCTATGGAAATCAAATGCGAGCGCCTCAACAAAGCAAGTGAACTTATCACATAATCGTAAAAAACAATATTTGTTAGATGACTCACGCGTTCATCCGTTTTTAGTACGTTTAGGCGTGCAAGCAGAAGACGGCAAAATTAAAAAGCAAAAGTACGATAAATTTAAGCAAATTAATCGCTTCGTTGAATTCATTGACGATTCTCTAGCACATTTACCAAAGGATAAACAAATCCGTATTTTAGACTTTGGCTCAGGGAAATCGTATTTAACATTTGCGTTATACCATTATTTAAAAGTAGAAAAAGGGTTAAATATACGTGTTACTGGGTTAGATTTAAAGAAAGAAGTTATTGAAGAATGTAATCGCATTGCACAGGATTTACGATATGATGATTTAGAATTTTTAGTTGGGGATATTAATGATTACAATGATGAAACAGCGGTTGATATGGTTGTAACCCTTCATGCGTGTGACGTTGCAACCGATATGGCTTTAGCACGTGCTGTTAAATGGGGCGCGAAAGTGATTTTAAGTGTACCTTGCTGTCAGCATGAACTGAACCGACAACTTCAAGCCCCGGAATTATCGATTATGACACAGCACGGCTTAGTAAAAGAACGCTTTGCCGCACTTGCGACCGATTCAATCCGTGCCGAGCTGTTATCACTTGTTGGGTATGAAACACAGCTATTAGAGTTTATCGATATGGAAAATACGCCGAAAAACATTTTAATTCGCGCCTACTTTACAGGAAAGCAGCCAACTGACGAACAACGTGCGAAATATGTCGAATTTGTGAGATTTTTAAACGCAAAACCATTTTTGCAAAAAGAATTACAAGATTTCTTATAA
- a CDS encoding DUF47 domain-containing protein, with protein sequence MFSPKKQDPFFAALLKIAENMREAVHYANDFRIETVADLKEISVRMKQYETAGDKLIHELIVMLNKSFMTPIEREDILSLAIRMDDVLDGTEGTIGHFEMFSLTEIDDSMRNFLEYIAKSSDEIVKAMELLNKKDLVGMRQHAILIKDYERECDEVLRSSIKQLFLNEKDPIRLIKFKDIYEQLEEIADYCQTVANTIETIIMRNA encoded by the coding sequence ATGTTTAGTCCAAAAAAACAAGATCCATTTTTCGCAGCATTGTTAAAAATTGCTGAAAACATGCGTGAAGCCGTTCATTACGCAAATGATTTCCGCATCGAAACGGTTGCTGATTTAAAGGAAATTAGCGTTCGTATGAAACAATACGAAACAGCTGGCGATAAATTAATACATGAATTAATCGTGATGTTAAATAAATCATTTATGACACCAATTGAGCGTGAAGATATTTTATCTTTAGCGATTCGTATGGATGACGTATTAGATGGTACAGAAGGAACAATCGGACACTTCGAAATGTTCTCATTAACTGAAATTGACGATTCAATGCGCAACTTCTTAGAATACATTGCGAAATCATCTGATGAAATCGTGAAAGCGATGGAACTTTTGAACAAAAAAGATCTTGTTGGTATGCGTCAGCATGCAATTTTAATTAAAGATTATGAGCGCGAGTGCGATGAAGTATTGCGTTCTTCCATTAAGCAACTGTTCTTAAATGAAAAAGACCCGATTCGTTTAATTAAATTTAAAGACATCTACGAACAACTTGAAGAAATTGCAGACTACTGCCAAACAGTAGCGAACACAATCGAAACAATTATTATGCGTAACGCATAA
- a CDS encoding inorganic phosphate transporter, with protein MNTLLIITVLVVVCALLFDFINGFHDTANAIATSVSTRALPPRVAVLMAAIMNFIGAITFVGVAKAIASDIVDPFSLSTPEAPLIGSVVILAALLSAITWNLVTWYFGIPSSSSHTLIGSIAGAAIAASGFGVLNYSGFSKIIIALLLSPIIAICVGYLMMSLMKFLFKNMNLYKTNKGFRIMQIFTAAIQSFTHGTNDAQKAMGIITMALIAANWQTTDDVQGWVRFACALAMGLGTSIGGYKIIKTVGGKIMKIRPVNGAAADLSSASIIFGATLIHLPVSTTHVISSAIMGVGAAQNVKGVNWGIARKIVTTWIITMPISAVMAAIIYTVLNIFF; from the coding sequence ATGAACACACTATTAATCATTACCGTATTAGTTGTCGTATGCGCATTACTATTTGACTTCATTAATGGTTTCCATGATACGGCTAATGCGATTGCCACATCTGTTTCAACGCGTGCTTTACCACCACGTGTAGCGGTATTAATGGCAGCCATCATGAACTTTATCGGTGCCATTACATTCGTTGGTGTAGCAAAAGCGATTGCTTCTGATATCGTTGATCCGTTTTCACTATCAACACCTGAAGCACCATTAATCGGTTCTGTTGTTATTTTAGCTGCTCTACTTTCTGCCATAACGTGGAACTTAGTAACTTGGTATTTCGGTATTCCGTCTAGTTCATCTCACACGTTAATTGGTTCGATTGCCGGTGCTGCGATTGCTGCTTCTGGTTTTGGCGTTTTAAACTACAGTGGCTTTTCAAAAATTATTATTGCGTTATTATTGTCACCAATTATCGCCATTTGCGTTGGTTACTTAATGATGTCTTTAATGAAGTTCTTATTTAAAAACATGAACCTTTATAAAACAAATAAAGGGTTCCGTATTATGCAAATTTTCACCGCAGCTATTCAATCGTTCACACACGGGACGAACGATGCTCAAAAGGCAATGGGGATCATTACGATGGCTTTAATTGCGGCGAATTGGCAAACAACTGATGATGTACAAGGCTGGGTTCGTTTTGCCTGTGCCCTTGCAATGGGTTTAGGGACTTCGATTGGTGGTTATAAAATCATCAAAACAGTCGGCGGTAAAATCATGAAAATTCGTCCAGTAAACGGGGCTGCAGCTGACCTTTCTTCTGCATCAATCATTTTCGGGGCAACTTTAATTCACTTACCCGTTTCAACAACACACGTTATTTCATCTGCCATTATGGGTGTAGGTGCTGCACAAAACGTGAAAGGCGTTAACTGGGGAATAGCTCGTAAAATCGTCACAACTTGGATTATTACAATGCCAATTTCAGCTGTAATGGCTGCAATAATTTATACAGTATTAAATATCTTCTTTTAA
- a CDS encoding MMPL family transporter, which translates to MKNFAAIVTKFSKPVVAIWFIILAIFAFFALQLPSKLQGDGFFVDGDHTYVTNELSETFDLPAKTIFVLFKDKSDDEITSIMEKLENMDAVHAVTSPVGNAALNKNGYAYGLLEFDNTITDYFPIIDDIREITEDEKGISITGEPVISKDINVASQKDLIKAEAIGLPIALIVLLLAFGSIVASLLPLIIGGATVVIALGILTLLSDYFNLSIFVMNIVPMLGLALSIDFALLFINRYREEREKHTVGESVQTAIQTAGRSIIFSALCVMIGLGAMVVINVEIFMNIALGGTIVVFLAVLTALTFLPATITLLGDRLNKGRIFRVKATASRWQKFAAFVMKRPVVIIFVAILLLCVAMVPIKDIALTIPSTESLPASYESRQTFDTLDETFGIGENTPVFLLAENDDTWDTTEGREKVFDIQQQLLDDPMVDRVTSMFTVANIESVEMWEMVNSNPQAPGALDEVAENFIQKDKMYMVAYLNTTGATSEAQDFVRNWMNKDLGVDFALSGQAKFNQEIFDEIANKVLIAIAIIIVSTFIILMIAFRSILIPLKAILMNILGLGATFGILVYIFQYGHFGIEAGTIVLIIPVLVFCLVFGLSMDYEVFLISRIQEEYIKGATNTKATIDGLVATSKIITSAALIMIVITGAFAFTDVMPVKQIGVGIAIAIAIDATIIRLMLVPSFMKLFGDWNWWLPFRKGR; encoded by the coding sequence ATGAAGAACTTTGCAGCAATTGTTACGAAATTTTCAAAGCCGGTTGTCGCCATTTGGTTTATTATCCTTGCTATATTTGCATTTTTTGCTCTTCAGCTTCCTTCTAAATTGCAAGGGGATGGGTTTTTCGTAGATGGTGATCATACATACGTAACAAACGAGCTTTCTGAGACATTTGATTTACCCGCAAAAACGATTTTTGTTTTATTTAAAGATAAGTCCGACGATGAAATTACGTCGATTATGGAAAAACTCGAAAATATGGATGCCGTTCATGCAGTGACTTCTCCAGTAGGCAATGCCGCATTAAATAAAAACGGCTACGCTTATGGACTACTTGAATTTGATAATACAATTACCGATTACTTTCCTATTATCGATGACATTCGGGAAATTACTGAGGATGAAAAAGGCATTTCGATTACAGGGGAGCCCGTTATTTCAAAAGATATTAACGTAGCGAGCCAAAAAGATTTAATTAAAGCCGAGGCAATTGGCTTACCTATCGCTTTAATCGTTTTATTATTAGCATTTGGTTCAATTGTAGCGTCATTATTACCATTAATTATTGGTGGCGCAACAGTTGTTATCGCACTCGGTATTTTAACGCTATTAAGCGATTATTTTAATTTATCGATATTCGTCATGAATATTGTGCCGATGCTTGGCTTAGCATTAAGCATTGATTTTGCGCTTTTATTTATTAACCGTTACCGTGAAGAACGCGAAAAACATACGGTTGGCGAATCCGTTCAAACCGCAATCCAAACAGCTGGACGCTCGATCATTTTCTCTGCACTATGTGTCATGATTGGCTTAGGTGCAATGGTCGTTATTAATGTAGAGATTTTTATGAATATTGCTCTTGGTGGCACAATCGTTGTTTTCCTTGCAGTGCTAACAGCGTTAACCTTTTTACCAGCAACGATTACACTCTTGGGCGATCGTTTAAATAAAGGGCGTATTTTCCGCGTAAAAGCAACCGCTTCACGTTGGCAAAAGTTTGCTGCTTTCGTGATGAAACGTCCGGTTGTCATTATTTTTGTCGCTATTCTTTTACTATGTGTGGCGATGGTTCCTATTAAAGATATAGCGTTAACGATTCCTTCGACTGAATCATTACCAGCGTCCTACGAATCACGCCAGACTTTCGATACCCTAGATGAAACATTCGGTATTGGCGAAAATACGCCTGTCTTTTTACTCGCTGAAAACGATGACACTTGGGATACGACGGAGGGACGTGAAAAGGTCTTTGATATTCAACAGCAACTACTAGATGATCCAATGGTAGATCGTGTCACTTCTATGTTTACAGTAGCAAACATCGAATCGGTTGAAATGTGGGAAATGGTCAATAGCAACCCACAAGCACCAGGAGCACTTGACGAGGTTGCTGAAAACTTTATTCAAAAAGATAAAATGTATATGGTCGCTTATTTAAACACAACCGGTGCGACATCCGAAGCGCAGGATTTTGTCCGTAATTGGATGAATAAGGATTTAGGTGTGGATTTCGCATTATCTGGACAAGCAAAGTTCAATCAGGAAATTTTTGATGAAATTGCGAATAAAGTGCTTATTGCCATTGCAATCATTATTGTTTCAACGTTTATTATTTTAATGATCGCGTTCCGTTCCATTTTAATTCCTTTAAAGGCGATTTTAATGAATATTTTAGGACTTGGCGCGACATTCGGTATTTTGGTTTATATTTTCCAATACGGGCACTTTGGTATTGAAGCAGGCACAATTGTATTAATTATTCCGGTATTAGTATTCTGTTTAGTCTTTGGCTTAAGCATGGACTATGAGGTATTTTTAATTTCGCGGATTCAAGAGGAATATATAAAAGGGGCTACGAACACGAAGGCTACGATTGATGGGCTTGTTGCAACAAGTAAAATTATTACCTCTGCCGCACTTATTATGATTGTCATTACCGGAGCATTTGCGTTTACCGATGTAATGCCCGTTAAACAAATCGGGGTCGGTATAGCGATTGCCATTGCGATTGATGCAACGATTATTCGCCTCATGCTCGTACCAAGTTTCATGAAACTGTTTGGCGATTGGAACTGGTGGCTACCGTTTAGAAAAGGAAGATAA
- a CDS encoding AI-2E family transporter, protein MTRKLWFQFGIGLLISLLIIKYFMEIYHLFNPIIIIFKTIMMPLLLGGVLYYITEPLQRLLEKRGMPRWGSLLTIVLLLAGVLTSVFLLIGNPIANQVNRLVENAPTIATQIEQAVNYIIENPGILPPQVDEFVASITSSIQDIAITSSRYFVNFVSGAVSVTFTLILVPFFFIFMLKDHEKFAPNIYDIFSGDTRSWIKKTLEDIDKVLRSYVQGQVLVSFLLATMMFIGYLIIKLEYSLLLALFAFFMNMIPFIGPWVSLVPAVIVALIQDPVLVIWVCVITLVAQQLESNLITPNVMGKSLDIHPLTVISLVLAAGNIAGFIGIIIAIPTYCVIKVVVQNIYHERQKIKKEMTKSV, encoded by the coding sequence ATGACGAGGAAACTGTGGTTTCAATTTGGAATAGGATTATTAATTTCCTTATTAATCATAAAATATTTCATGGAAATTTATCATTTATTTAATCCAATTATCATTATTTTTAAAACGATTATGATGCCATTATTATTAGGCGGCGTGCTGTATTATATTACCGAGCCATTGCAACGTTTACTCGAAAAACGAGGTATGCCAAGATGGGGGAGCTTATTAACCATTGTGCTCTTATTAGCAGGGGTTTTAACAAGCGTTTTCTTATTAATTGGCAATCCAATTGCCAATCAGGTGAATCGCCTAGTAGAAAATGCACCAACAATTGCGACTCAAATTGAGCAGGCGGTTAACTATATTATAGAAAACCCCGGTATATTACCACCACAAGTGGATGAATTTGTCGCGTCTATTACAAGCTCCATTCAAGACATTGCCATAACGAGTAGTCGTTATTTCGTGAACTTTGTAAGTGGTGCGGTATCGGTGACGTTTACACTAATTTTAGTACCGTTTTTCTTTATTTTTATGTTAAAAGATCATGAAAAGTTTGCACCTAATATTTATGATATCTTTTCAGGGGACACGCGTTCTTGGATTAAGAAAACATTAGAAGATATTGATAAAGTGTTACGTAGCTATGTACAAGGACAAGTGTTAGTAAGTTTTTTACTGGCCACTATGATGTTTATCGGTTATTTAATCATTAAATTGGAATACTCGTTATTATTGGCGCTGTTTGCATTTTTCATGAACATGATTCCGTTCATCGGTCCATGGGTATCGCTTGTACCAGCAGTGATTGTCGCGCTTATCCAAGACCCAGTATTAGTCATTTGGGTGTGTGTCATTACATTAGTGGCACAGCAACTGGAAAGTAACTTAATCACGCCAAATGTAATGGGGAAATCATTAGATATTCACCCATTAACAGTTATTTCACTTGTTTTAGCGGCAGGAAATATCGCCGGCTTCATCGGCATTATTATTGCAATTCCAACGTATTGTGTTATTAAAGTAGTGGTACAAAACATTTACCATGAACGCCAAAAAATCAAAAAAGAGATGACCAAGTCTGTGTAA